GACACCACCACGCCCGAAAACGGCGCCTTGACCTCGGTACGCGCAATCTGTTCGTCGACCAGCGCTATCTGGCTTTCGATCTGGCGGATCTGGGTTTCGATGATATTGGCCTGTGCCCGTTCACGGTCGGCCAGCGCCTGATCATATTCCGCCTGCCGTTGCCCGCGCGATGTCACCAGACGCAGCCGTTCGAGTGCAAGATCGCGGTCATCCAGCCGGGCCAGCACCTGTCCTTTTTCCACCAGCGCCCCGGCCTGCACCATTTCATCGGCCAGATAGCCGTTGAACGGCGCCACGATCGTACGCTGAACCGACCCCTGTATCGCTGCCGGTGCAGTGATCGTGAAGGTTGTTGTCGCGGTGTAGAAATACCAGACCAGCGCGACAAAGATAACCGTGGACAGCTTGTAGCCAAAGTTGCTGGGGCCAAGCAGGCTTTTCAACTGGTTGCCCAGCACCTCGAAGATTTTGAACACCAGCCAGCGGTCATTGCGCCGTTTTTCTTCAAGCACAGGGCCGACAATGGTCGCCACCGCGTCCACCAGTTCGACGGTGTCGTCGTCGAACCCGTCGGAGCCGTGTTTTTCAAGGTTCAGCGCGCCAATGATCCGGCCATCGTATTGAATGGGCACGCTCAGCACATGGTCCGCCTTGTGACTGCGTGCCAGTTCTTCATGGGCCAGCGTCACGCGGTAATCCCAGGTGGCACGCGGCGGGTATAGCACGATGGCTTCCTGATCAATCGCCTCGTCCATCGCGCTGCGAATGTTGCGCATCAGGCTCAGCCGCTTGCCAAACCCCGATGCGTGGCTGACCGCGCGCACCCGCGCACCGCCGCGCCGCACAAAGCCGATGCTGACGGGATCGCAGCCAAGCCTGCGCGCCAGTTCCGTCACCAGCGCATTCGTTGCGCCACTGATACCCTTTTGCTCAAGCACGGTCGCCAGCATCTCAAGTGCCGTCGCGGTGCGGGCCTGTAGCTTTTCAAATGACGCACCCTGATCGCGGCGCAGCAGCACCTCGATCCAGCCCGCACCCCAGCGCAAATGACGGATCACCTCGGCCGGCGCCATGCCGTCTGCCGCGACCGTAATCGCGATGCCGCCATACAGTTGGTCATCCAGCAGGAACGGCAGGGCAATTGCATTCTCGCCCTGTTCCTGCGCCAATACCGGCTGGCGTTTGCCAAGGGCGCGCTCTGCGATGGCCATGACCGCAGGGCCAACCGTTTTCTCTTCGGGCCAATGCGCGGCGGGGGCAAAGGGGCCTGTATCAGGATCGCCAAGAACGGCAACCGCCGACACCGCCCCGTTGATATTGCGGCACAGCAGGGCAAGCCAGGTGCCGACAAACTCTTCGGCCGATGCCGCGTTCGAAAACTGCGTCCACAGCGCCTGGTCGAAGATGGCATAGCTGACCTGTCCGGTCGTATCGGCGCGCTTGGCCTGATCGGCGGGCGTATCGGTCGTCATATTTGTCCGGTTTCCCCCCGATCAGGTGCCATTACTTCTTGAACAGTGACCCAAGCCGCTTGAGCAAGCCATTGTTTTCTGACCATGCGATCACGGTTTCATCTACCGTTTCACCCTGGTCCGCATTGGCGCCCTTGCCTTTACCCTTCACCGGCTCTGATTGCGTCGATGTATCGACAGGCGGAGCGTCAGAGCTTTCGACTTGAACAAGCCCGTCGCCGTCACTGTTCAGATCCAGATCAAGCGTGCGACCCGATGTGCTGTGGCGCAGGCCTTCGTCGGTGACAAAACCGCCCAGCATATCGTCATAGATCAGAACCTGACCGCTGCCGGCTTCTGCGGGTTCGTCGCCAAACATCGACAGGCGGGTGCCCGCAGAGAGTTCTGCCGAATACAGCGAGCCATCTTGTGCCGACGCCAGATGTGGCGAATTCAGCATGTGGTTGAACTCGTGCGTCAGAACACTCAGCAGATCGACACGGCCCGCAGCAACCTCTGTCGACAGGGCGCGCAGCACGCCGTTTACATCGGCAGTGTATTCCTCGTTCGACAGCGGCGTCAGATCGACAAACCAACCGTGGCCCGCCGCATCCAGGTCAATCACAATGCCGCTTTCGTCAGTCTCGCCCAGCAGCGTACCGTCCAGATCGCGGATGCTGATGTTTGTCGACCGCAGCATCGCTGCCTCTTGTGCGTTCAGGCCCAGTTCTTCGACCAGCGCGTCAATCGCCACGTCTTTCAGCGCGTCGATATCCTGCGCCGTCACAAGGTTTGCCGACCCGTTGCTGCCGATGCTGGTGGCATGCAGCGCCTCGGGTTCATTGAACGCAGGATCATTGTTACGGATCACGAATTCCTTGAATTCCGTGTCACCGAACCCGATCAAACCAAACGCTCCGTCCACAAGGACCGAATTAAAGGAATGGCCCCCCACTGTCGCGCCATTGACCATAATGGTCAGCGCCGCACCGCTGGTGGTGAACTTCAGGTCGTGATCCTTGTTGTCTTGCAATGATTTGACAAAGGTCTGGTCGATATACAGCCCGCTTTCCTCGTGGTGGCCGACCATGATCTGGTCAGTCGATGCGTCGAGGATCACGAATTTGAAGCGGGTGTCGTCATAGTAATCAAAGACGATACCGCCGGCATTGCCTGCCGCAACCGTGGCTTCCATCTCGATAATCGAGCTGTAGGCCGGAGTCCTGGCAAGATCGACAAGGCTGATCGCAACATCTGCGCCGTTCAGATCCGCTGCGTAGCTGCCGCCTTGAACGGACCAATCTCCGGATTGAGGCGTAAAGATGTTGGCCGCATCCGGGGTCGAGAAGTCGTCTTCGACCTCTATGGTCCAGTCGGGTGGCAGGATTTGTACGGTAAAGTTGTCAACTGTGGCGACGCCGCCGTCAACGCTGAAGCCAACGAACCCTTTGTTCAGCGGGATCGGCAGACCTTCTTCGTCAAGCACCGGCGCATAGTCATACGAGAACCAGTTCACCCCGTCGATTGCCAGCGTCACGTTGTTCCCGTTCACCGCAAGCAGGACACTGTAGAAAGTGTTCGGCTTGATACGGACCGGTTTGTTCGACTGGATCAGCTCGTGATAGCCGGTGGCGTCGCGATACCCCATCTCGATCTTGTTGTTCGAGATGTTGATGCCTGCGTATTTGAAATCAATGTCCGACTGATAGTCGAAGATGATAAACGCATTGGATTTCGCCCCGCCCGTCGGTTTGGCCGACGAGATTTGCGCCGTAACTTCGTAGTAGATCGGCAGGTATTCATCCAGGTTGTAAACCGCCGAGCTTTGGCTGGTGTTGCTGGATGCGGCCAATGTCATCTGACCACCCTGGACGGTCATATTGCCCGTATCGCGGATGAAGATATCACCGGAATTGTTGTTAAAGTCCGATGTCCGCAGCACGTCGCGCCGTCCGCCGGGCACGTTGCCCGCCTGCGGATCGCTTGGCCCGCCGGTCTGATCCTGCCAGTAACCGTGATCTTTCTGGGTCACCAGACCGATTTCGCCACGAATACCGCCCTGCAACAGCGCCACGTTGGAATAACGGTCGTTGTGGTTGGGCAGGTTGCCATCCGCCGTGCGGGTGATGTCTGCACCATCCGAATAGGCCTGTGCATAGAGGAAGTCGAACAGATGCGGTGGCACCTGGCGGCTGACCGTCGCAATCCCGAAGGGCGCGAAGGGCACGAGGTACGAGTTGAACTCGCCCACCCAGTCAATCAGGCGGTCGCCCTTGGTGTTGCCAATCAGGATATCGAGGCCGGCCCCGCCAAACACGCGGTCTTCATAGGTCCAATGCGTGTCGGGCGACTGGTCGGTTGTGTCCAGCGGCAGCTGCCCACGGTTGCCGATCGGCCCGTTGGGATCAATTGTACCCAGCACGTCGTCGGCGTTCATCAGGTCGTTGCCAAATCCACCATAGATACGGTCGCGTCCGGTGCCGCCGACAAGCCAGTCGTTGCCAAGATCGCCAAAGATCACGTCGTCGCCGTCCGACTGGCGATATTCCATCGCCACGCTGTAGTCAGGCGTGCGGCCGTCATTTTTGAAGGCGACATAGCCCAGTTCGCTGACACCCTCGTCATTGGTGTTGTTCAGGAAGTATTGCAGCAAACCGCCCGTGTTGAACGGATCAGCCGGATCATAGGCGTCACCCTTCCAGACGATGTTGGGATCGCTCACATCGAACAGGATCACGCGGCGCGGATCGTATTCGTCATAGAGGAAGAATTCGCCCAGACGCTGTTGGATCGGCTTGGGATCGTTCCACGGATCGGTGTCGTCGCCGAACCGCAGGATATCTGACGGATTGTACGGGCTGTTGAAGTCGGATTTGTAGAGGCCGACAAAGTTGCCCTGCGCGTCAAAGCGTGGTGCATAGCCGCTCTCAAGCGCCTCGGCCCCGGAAATGGCGTCGTCACCGTCGCCACCGTGCAGGAAGTCCACACCAAGCCCGCCAAAGATGACGTCGTCGGCAAACACCGGATTGGTCGCCAGCGGATCGTCGATGATAAAGGCGTCGTCCAGCGCAAAGGGCGTCAGATCGACCGACTTTTTCAGATCGCCCGCGACGTTGATCAATTCGACCTGAACATTGCCCGGCGTGCGGATCAGCTCGCTCAGCACATTGCCCTGGCTGGTGCGCGTGTCGGGATCGCTGTTCAGCAGATAGTCGATGCCATACAGCGTCTCGTTCTGACCGAACTCACCGGCGCGCTGCGCGCTGGTGTTGCGGCTGGTGAAGATACGTCCGTCATCGCCAAGGATACCGTCGATACCGGTGCCGCCCGAGATCCAGTCATGGCCCCAGCCGCCGATGATATCGTCGTTGTCCGCATCACCAAAGACCCGGTCAAAGCCGCCGCCGACGTAGATAAAGTCGTCGCCGGTCTCGCCGTGCACTTCGTCATGGCCGCCGATATCCATCGACCAGAAGCCGGTCTCGGGATCACAGCATTCGCCCCACATCAGATAGGCGCCCGGCTGTTCTTCAAAGAACTTGTCAGGTGCTGCATCGGGTCCGCCCGGCGTATAGTCGATCAGACGCACACCGCGCACGACGATCTTCTCGCCGCCGTAGCTGTCATAATTAAACTCGACATACTGCGGGCTCGACAGGTCGCCCTGCGGGTTCACATCGATGCCGTTGGTGCCCACGATGCGGATGATATCGCCGTTGTCGCCCACGATGGCATCGCTGTCGCGGCCATGTTTGTCGGCATATGCGACACCCAGCGCGGTCACCACGTCACCACCGTATTGCTGTGCTGTGCCGTCGTTGCCCAGTTCGGGATCGAAACCGTTGTTGCGGTCGATCTGGGTTCCGGCGCCGCCGAACAGCCAGTCGTCGCTGTCGGGTCGCAGGAAGGAACCGTTGTTCAGAACCATATCCTGTTGCTGCTGAGTCAGACCCAGTTGCACCAGCAGGCTCTCGGACCCGTCGACGCCGGTTTTCAGATCGTCGCGGATGCCCAGCCCGAAGAAGTCGGAAGAACCGCCCACAATGTCATCCTGACCGAGACCGCCAAAGATCACGTCACGACCGCCGCCGCCCTCGATATAGTCCTGACCGTCGGTCAGCGCCTCAAAGCTGGGAACAACTGTCAGCGGTCCCGTCGGATCGTGGATGATCCCGTCGATACCCGGCACGCGGGCCGCACCCACATGGGCGATGTTGGCCACCGCATCGTCGATCGAACCGTCGCCCTGGATCCAGTCGTGACCCATCTGGCCAAAGATCTGGTCGTTGCCTGCCCCACCGGCGATGTAGTCGTTGCCGAAAGACCCGACACCAGCCAGCCCGTATTCCACTGCAAAGTTGTGGAACAGCGCATAATCGATGTTGTACGAGGCCCACCAGTCCGCACCTGTCGGATCACGATAGTTCTGCGCAATGCCGTTTGTCAGCAGTCGGCCAGAATTGTCCTCGCCCAGCGAAGCCGTGCCGCTGGTGGTATAAGGGAACTCGGGTGTTGTCGCTGCCGACGTGCCCGCGCCCATATAGGTCGGCGTGTTCCGGTCGGTGCGCGAATACAGCATGATACCTGCCAGCGCCTGGAAGCGCAGGCTGGTGATGTCGTCGCCACGGTTGGTCAGGAACACGTTGTCGCCAAAGATCAGGTCGTCATTGGTGCGCCCGTCCAGCATGTCGTTGCCCGCGCCGCCAATCAGCACATCGGGCTGGTCGTCGCCAAAGATGACATCGTCCCCACCGTTCTGGAACTCTTTCGAGTTGATCGCCAGCACAAGGTCGAGGCTGGTGGTCTGGATCCGCTGCGCCAGGTTCGGTGGCAGGTTCGGATCGTCGACAAACATCAGGATTTCACCGTGGTCGCCAAAGATGATGTTGGGCGTATCAGCAAGGCTGCCGCCATTGCCGTCGATCACGTCCTGACCCGCAACCATGTCGTCGCGCATTGGTGTGGCCGCACGGACCGGTTTGAAGGTCTGGTCGGAGGCGCCCTGGAACCGGTCAACTGTCGGAGCCGGGCTGCGGTCTGATGTGGCGATATCAACCGCCCGTGTCAGGATGTTCACGTTCACACCGCTGTCGCCATAGATGTGATCGGTGCCCGCCATGCCCAGGATGGTGTCGTCGCCCGACCCGCCGGCCAGATGGTCACCCGCCTGGCTGCCAACGATCAGATCGTTGCCCGCGCCGCCATAGGCGGTAAAGCCGACGTTCAGGATACCCGTTGGGGCCGGACGCAGCAGGAACAGGGCGCTGGCGTCGATAACATCGTCGCCTGCATAATCATAGGAGTTCGCCAGCGGGAAGACCCACTCGTCATCCTCGTTCTCTTCATCCGGCAGATCAGGGAACGGGTTGAACGGTTTCGGGCCAAACTCAAGCCCCAGCCGGTCATAGGAATGGCCCGAATACCACACGCCGTCCTGCGAGGTGTCACCGTAGACCACCAGCGGGCTGTTCCAGCCGGCCAGCACGCTGTTCATGTCGATATTGGCCTTGACCAGATCGACAATCGCCTGCTCGCCCGCGTCAAGCCCGTCCGAGGGGTCAACGCCGATACCCTGAAGGTTGAATTGACCCGAGAGGATTGACAGTTCGGCATTGTCGACGCCGTCTTGCAGATCGACACCCGCGATGTTCAAGCCGCCAAGCACGGCCAGTTCCTGCGCGTCGATGCCGTCACTGGTATCAATTCCAAACGCGGTCAGGTCAAACTGCAAACCGACAACAAAGTGGTCGCCGCCAACATGGCCGCCCTGCCCTGCATCCTGCGTGACATCAATGCGATAGACAGTGATTTCCGAACCCGGTTCGATCACGCATTTGTGGATTGCCGCACCCGCAAGCGTGATGACATTCGCCTCGACGCTTTCGATGGTAAAGCCGCCGGGGATGCCTTCGATATAGATCACTTGACCCGCTTCGAAATCGTCCCAGTTGCCGCCAAGGTTGGTCAGCTTGTCCGCCAGCAGGGTGACCGTTGTGGTCACTTCTACCCGTGTGGCGATGGATTTGTGTACGTCGGTGGCAAGCAGGTCACCCGCGGCAAAGGGATCGCCAGACAGGATCAGAATGCTGCCCGTACCCCATGTGGCGGCGGCAAAGTCAGGGCTGTCATAGCCGTATGCCGATGCATTCGCGATGCCAAGTACGGTGCGCGTCTCGCCTTCGGCGCCAAGCTGAATGATCTGTCCGACCTCAAAGCCGTCCTCGGCCCAGTTGCGCCCATCCTGCCGCAACAGGGTGTTGTCACCGTCAATTGTGTCAACCGTGTAATCGCCCAGCGTCTCGACCGCCAGGTTGCCACCACCATGCACTGTGGTCAGCGAGCCATGCGGCCCCTGTACCCAGATGTTGGCGGTATAGCTGCCTGCGGCGATCGGTTCGCCCAGGATTTCCATCACGGTGCCGTCGATCGACAGAACGCGGTACTGCACCGCCTCGTCAAAGCTGCCGTCTTCGCCACCGATGTTGATCAGGTGCCCTTCAAGGAAGCCTTCGGCCTCCCAGTCGATGCCTGCCAGCACAGCGCCGGTTGGTGTGCTTTGCACGGTGTAGTTAAAGTTGCCGATCACCAGTGCGTCGATGGCAATCAGGCGCACCTCGGCGGTAAAGGCACTGGTCAGCGCCTGCTGCTGCGCGCTGCTGAGAACAGCGGGCTGGCCCTGACCGTCCACGGCACGCAAGACTAGGATCGAATTGTCATTGGGGTCACGCAGGATGCCACCCAGGCCATCATCCACCGGCAATCCGTCGCCATCCAGATAGACCGCATCCGCGACCTCGACCACTTCGAACTGGATACCGCTGATGCCTTCGACAAAGACGGTCTGACCGGGCAGGAAGCCTTCGGCCTTCCAGTCGATATCGTCCGAACGGACAGTATAGAAGGCGTCAAACAGGTC
This Pseudosulfitobacter sp. DSM 107133 DNA region includes the following protein-coding sequences:
- a CDS encoding HlyD family efflux transporter periplasmic adaptor subunit, with the translated sequence MTTDTPADQAKRADTTGQVSYAIFDQALWTQFSNAASAEEFVGTWLALLCRNINGAVSAVAVLGDPDTGPFAPAAHWPEEKTVGPAVMAIAERALGKRQPVLAQEQGENAIALPFLLDDQLYGGIAITVAADGMAPAEVIRHLRWGAGWIEVLLRRDQGASFEKLQARTATALEMLATVLEQKGISGATNALVTELARRLGCDPVSIGFVRRGGARVRAVSHASGFGKRLSLMRNIRSAMDEAIDQEAIVLYPPRATWDYRVTLAHEELARSHKADHVLSVPIQYDGRIIGALNLEKHGSDGFDDDTVELVDAVATIVGPVLEEKRRNDRWLVFKIFEVLGNQLKSLLGPSNFGYKLSTVIFVALVWYFYTATTTFTITAPAAIQGSVQRTIVAPFNGYLADEMVQAGALVEKGQVLARLDDRDLALERLRLVTSRGQRQAEYDQALADRERAQANIIETQIRQIESQIALVDEQIARTEVKAPFSGVVVSGDLSQSIGATVERGEQLFQIAPLDAYRVVMEVDEGDLSEIEAGQTGLLRVSSLPDVPLAYRVDRITPISAQADGRNFFRVDATLLDSDPRLRPSMEGVARTDIDERLLIQVWTRPLINWAKLAFWRWRP